One Synechococcus sp. MU1617 genomic window, CTATCGACGCTGAGGCTTGGCTGTCTTGCGTTCGTCCCGTCGGGCATAGGCCTCGACTACCCGCTGTACCAGGGGGTGACGCACCACATCCGCCGAGGTGAGGCGACAGACAGCCACCCCTTCCACACCATCCAAAACATCGGAGGCCTCCACCAAACCGCTCTGCACAGTGGCGGGAAGATCCACCTGGGTGATGTCTCCCGTCACCACCATCCGAGAACGCTCTCCGAGGCGGGTCAGCACCATGCGCATCTGGGCAGGCGTTGTGTTCTGAGCTTCATCCAGGATCACAAAGGCATCGCTGAGGGTGCGGCCCCGCATGTAGGCCAGCGGAGCAACCTCAATCACCCCCTTTTCCAACAGCACGCTGGTTTTCTCCGCACCGAGCAGGGAATGCAAGGCGTCGTAGAGCGGACGCAGATAGGGATCCACCTTCTGCTGAAGGTCGCCCGGCAGAAACCCCAGGCGCTCCCCAGCTTCAACAGCCGGCCGGGTGAGAATCAAGCGCTCCACCTTGCGTTCGGTGAGCATCCGAACCGCGAGAACGGTGGCAAGAAAAGTTTTGCCGGTGCCGGCAGGGCCGAGGGCAAAGGTGAGGTCGTGGCGCTCCATGGCATCCACGTATTTCTTTTGGCGCAGCGTGCGCGGGCGCAGCAGGTTGCCCTTCTGGCTCTTCGCCAACACCTGCTCACCCATGGCGGCGTGGTCATCGCCGCGGCCGGTGTTGAGAGCCCCCAGGGCCGATTGAAGGTCTACCGGTGACACCGACTGGCCGTCCTGCCAGATCGGGCGCACCAATTCCACAACCGCAGCAGCCCTCTCAATCTGCGT contains:
- a CDS encoding PhoH family protein — translated: MSDDGERGRFVLDLPDPDAALALAGEAETTLHRLEALTGASMVLRGLQLVITGRPTQIERAAAVVELVRPIWQDGQSVSPVDLQSALGALNTGRGDDHAAMGEQVLAKSQKGNLLRPRTLRQKKYVDAMERHDLTFALGPAGTGKTFLATVLAVRMLTERKVERLILTRPAVEAGERLGFLPGDLQQKVDPYLRPLYDALHSLLGAEKTSVLLEKGVIEVAPLAYMRGRTLSDAFVILDEAQNTTPAQMRMVLTRLGERSRMVVTGDITQVDLPATVQSGLVEASDVLDGVEGVAVCRLTSADVVRHPLVQRVVEAYARRDERKTAKPQRR